The Candidatus Caldatribacterium sp. genome has a window encoding:
- the deoC gene encoding deoxyribose-phosphate aldolase — protein MFLFCYYKGGRAVEYTCRDIAKMIDHSLLRPDLTDEDIVKGCEIARKYQVASVCCRPSDVALAKKLLEGSGVKVGAVVGFPHGSHKTETKVFEAEQAIRDGAEELDMVIHIGKLLSRDFAYVKRDIQAVVEVAHKHGVIVKVILENCYLTDELKRIGCRLAEEAGADFVKTSTGFGPGGATIEDLILMRQSVSPRVQVKAAGGVRDLDTALKVREVGATRFGATKTEEIMEECYRRKGREECC, from the coding sequence ATGTTTTTATTTTGTTATTACAAAGGGGGTAGAGCGGTGGAGTACACCTGCAGAGACATTGCAAAGATGATTGACCACTCCCTTCTTCGCCCCGATCTCACCGACGAAGACATTGTAAAGGGGTGCGAAATCGCGAGGAAGTACCAGGTAGCATCAGTCTGTTGTCGGCCCTCAGACGTTGCCCTGGCAAAGAAGCTCCTTGAGGGAAGCGGCGTGAAGGTGGGAGCAGTGGTTGGCTTTCCTCACGGTTCCCACAAAACCGAAACAAAAGTCTTTGAGGCAGAGCAGGCAATTCGGGATGGAGCAGAGGAGCTCGATATGGTCATCCATATCGGGAAGCTCCTTTCCCGGGATTTTGCATACGTCAAGCGGGACATTCAGGCCGTGGTCGAAGTGGCTCACAAACACGGAGTCATCGTGAAAGTCATCCTCGAGAACTGTTACCTCACCGATGAGCTGAAACGCATAGGATGCCGCTTAGCAGAAGAGGCAGGTGCAGACTTTGTCAAGACCTCCACCGGATTTGGCCCTGGAGGAGCCACAATAGAGGACCTTATTCTCATGCGGCAAAGTGTCTCACCCCGCGTCCAGGTGAAGGCAGCTGGGGGAGTACGAGACCTTGATACAGCTTTGAAAGTTCGGGAAGTAGGGGCAACAAGGTTTGGTGCAACAAAAACCGAAGAGATTATGGAGGAGTGTTACCGAAGAAAAGGTAGAGAAGAATGCTGTTAG